A single region of the Hoeflea prorocentri genome encodes:
- a CDS encoding cytochrome c1 has protein sequence MKKLVSTLLSLALASGIGTAAMAAGDSEYSKKPREQSWSFSGPFGTYDKGQLQRGLKVYVEVCAACHSLDRIAFRNFTDLGYTEDQVKTLAADYDVTDGPNEEGEMFDRPAILADYFPNPFPNPEAAAWANNGAAPPDLSLMAKARAATRGFPQFVFDIFTMYNEGGPDYLYSLLTGYQDAPSGVEITEGTYYNPYFLNGISLAMAPPLSDEIVTYDDGAPETVDQYAKDVTAFMMWAAEPKMEERKSLGFRVMIFILIFSCLLYLTKKSVWSRVDH, from the coding sequence ATGAAAAAACTCGTCTCTACGCTTCTGTCGCTGGCTCTGGCTTCGGGCATCGGAACGGCCGCCATGGCGGCAGGCGACAGTGAGTACTCAAAAAAGCCGCGCGAGCAGAGCTGGTCGTTTTCGGGGCCCTTCGGCACCTACGACAAAGGACAGTTGCAACGCGGGCTGAAAGTTTACGTCGAGGTTTGTGCTGCTTGCCATTCGCTTGATCGCATCGCATTCCGCAACTTTACCGATCTCGGTTACACGGAGGATCAGGTCAAGACGCTGGCCGCCGATTATGACGTGACCGATGGTCCGAACGAAGAAGGGGAAATGTTCGACCGTCCGGCCATTCTGGCCGACTATTTTCCTAATCCGTTTCCCAATCCCGAAGCAGCGGCATGGGCCAATAACGGGGCCGCGCCGCCCGATCTGTCGCTGATGGCCAAGGCACGCGCGGCAACCCGTGGTTTCCCGCAATTCGTGTTCGATATCTTCACGATGTACAATGAGGGCGGCCCTGACTACCTCTATTCATTGCTGACCGGATATCAGGATGCACCGAGCGGCGTCGAGATTACCGAGGGGACCTACTATAATCCGTATTTCCTCAACGGCATCTCGCTTGCCATGGCCCCGCCTCTGTCCGACGAGATCGTCACCTATGACGATGGCGCGCCGGAGACAGTTGATCAATATGCCAAGGATGTCACAGCGTTCATGATGTGGGCCGCGGAACCGAAGATGGAAGAGCGCAAATCGCTCGGTTTCAGGGTGATGATCTTCATCCTGATCTTCAGCTGCCTGCTCTATCTGACCAAGAAGTCTGTGTGGTCCCGCGTGGACCATTGA
- the petA gene encoding ubiquinol-cytochrome c reductase iron-sulfur subunit — MSEHDTTAEPNRRDFLYLTTGMAGVVGAGAVAWPFIDQMRPDATTLALSTIEVDVSSLEEGMSITVKWRGKPVFIRNRTQKEIEEANAVPLEDLKDPDSRNANLPPDTPALDVDRSAGEERENWIVMIGSCTHLGCVPLGQAGDYGGWFCPCHGSHYDTAGRIRSGPAPENLWIPPFEFISDTRIKIG, encoded by the coding sequence GTGAGCGAACACGATACAACAGCCGAACCGAACCGCCGTGATTTTCTCTATCTGACAACCGGCATGGCCGGTGTCGTGGGCGCTGGAGCCGTTGCCTGGCCCTTTATCGATCAGATGCGGCCGGACGCCACGACGCTTGCCCTTTCGACAATCGAAGTCGATGTCTCCTCGCTTGAGGAGGGCATGTCGATTACCGTGAAATGGCGCGGGAAGCCGGTTTTCATCCGTAACCGGACGCAGAAGGAAATCGAAGAGGCGAATGCCGTTCCGCTGGAAGATCTGAAGGATCCCGATTCGCGCAATGCCAATCTTCCCCCGGATACACCGGCGCTTGACGTAGACCGTTCAGCGGGCGAAGAGCGGGAAAACTGGATCGTGATGATCGGTTCGTGCACCCATCTGGGCTGTGTGCCGCTTGGTCAGGCAGGCGATTATGGCGGCTGGTTCTGCCCGTGCCACGGTTCGCACTATGATACGGCAGGCCGTATCCGCAGCGGCCCGGCGCCGGAAAACCTGTGGATTCCGCCGTTCGAATTTATCTCCGATACAAGAATCAAGATCGGGTAA
- a CDS encoding mechanosensitive ion channel family protein: protein MKSASCVLRILLLAIAVLLGTGAGFAQTGMTAVTGGNEEQAPATVTLPKDLTPETVRELVSKLSDQQVRQLLLERLDAVARQDEAKPEPGRDVLAFLGSSFAAVGGLVVNAVTGLPEVFSGLKSASGEFADKRGAGGIFWTFAIMGVAMAVGFAAEMAVTRFASKWREQIENVQAPESLQETLEVLGKRLFLELVGLLAFFAVTRLMIQILAPENDRPLLPLLMVNLIVMPRLSIAITRFLFAPTRPKLRLVHTDDWTARFIFRHQLGVILLIGTANVIVGFQELQGISFSESSIGFWLVVISVCWLVYVLYRARHGLTSIILGSEDDATRGERLLAMAYPWLAIVMVLLTWLIIEMILAAGRVDLIDDGQGYITVCLFLLTPIFDTMVRGLVKHLVPPMRGEGVLAEAAYRSTKRSYIRIGRALLTAVVIVVIARVWDIDYSNLASAGLGVRIAASMFEILFILAAGYLVWEVVTLWLNRKLADERTAAGIDLESEEPGGGEGGGVGGTRMSTVLPLVKMVAQISIITITILIALGNMGVDITPLLAGAGIVGLAIGFGAQTLVKDIVSGLFFLVDDAFRVGEYLEIDGTVGTVEKISVRSLQLRHHQGPVHTIPYGEIPKITNNSRDWVIVKLKFTVPFDTDVNKVKKLFKQIGKDIMEAPYADDIIQTFKSQGVYDVNDVGIVVRGKFMAKPGKQWMIRKDVYARVQKIFAENGIEFARREVRVKMPETEDGAEAGDQNTAAAAAEAAIAQQEEEMQAAAKPT from the coding sequence ATGAAATCAGCATCTTGCGTTCTCAGGATTCTGCTCCTGGCGATTGCGGTTCTCCTTGGAACCGGAGCCGGTTTCGCCCAGACAGGCATGACTGCGGTCACCGGCGGGAATGAGGAACAGGCACCGGCCACCGTTACGCTGCCGAAAGATCTGACACCGGAAACGGTGCGGGAGCTTGTGTCCAAGCTCAGTGATCAGCAGGTGCGGCAATTGCTTCTGGAGCGGCTCGATGCGGTGGCCCGGCAGGATGAAGCCAAGCCGGAGCCGGGACGCGATGTGCTCGCGTTCCTCGGCAGCTCCTTTGCGGCGGTTGGTGGCCTGGTCGTCAATGCGGTAACTGGACTGCCCGAAGTGTTCTCGGGCCTCAAATCGGCGTCCGGCGAGTTTGCCGACAAGCGCGGCGCCGGCGGTATTTTCTGGACCTTTGCCATCATGGGTGTCGCCATGGCCGTCGGGTTTGCCGCGGAAATGGCGGTGACGCGTTTTGCAAGCAAATGGCGTGAGCAGATAGAGAATGTACAGGCGCCTGAGAGCCTTCAGGAAACACTTGAAGTGCTGGGCAAACGATTGTTCCTGGAGCTTGTCGGTCTGCTTGCCTTCTTTGCTGTGACCCGGCTGATGATCCAGATTCTTGCGCCGGAAAACGACCGGCCGCTTCTGCCGTTGCTCATGGTCAATCTGATCGTCATGCCGCGATTGTCGATCGCCATTACACGCTTCCTTTTTGCACCCACACGGCCCAAACTCAGGCTTGTGCATACGGATGATTGGACCGCACGCTTTATCTTCAGACATCAACTTGGGGTCATACTCCTGATCGGAACGGCCAATGTCATCGTCGGTTTCCAGGAACTTCAGGGTATCTCGTTTTCAGAATCCTCCATCGGCTTCTGGCTGGTGGTCATCTCGGTCTGCTGGCTTGTCTACGTGCTTTATCGCGCGCGCCACGGTTTGACGTCGATCATTCTCGGTTCGGAAGACGACGCAACACGAGGCGAGCGGTTGCTGGCCATGGCCTATCCATGGCTTGCGATCGTCATGGTGCTGCTGACATGGCTGATCATCGAGATGATCCTGGCGGCCGGCCGCGTCGATCTCATTGACGACGGACAGGGTTACATCACTGTCTGTCTGTTCCTGCTTACGCCGATCTTCGACACGATGGTTCGCGGCCTGGTCAAGCATTTGGTTCCGCCTATGCGCGGTGAGGGGGTGTTGGCGGAAGCCGCCTACAGATCGACCAAGCGCAGCTATATTCGCATCGGCCGCGCGCTGCTGACGGCGGTTGTCATCGTGGTGATCGCCAGGGTCTGGGATATCGACTATTCCAATCTCGCCTCCGCCGGACTGGGTGTGCGTATCGCCGCCTCGATGTTTGAAATCCTGTTCATCCTGGCGGCAGGCTATCTCGTATGGGAAGTCGTCACACTGTGGCTGAACCGCAAGCTGGCCGATGAGAGGACAGCTGCGGGTATCGATCTGGAATCCGAAGAGCCGGGTGGCGGTGAGGGGGGCGGTGTTGGCGGCACACGCATGTCTACCGTTTTGCCGCTGGTCAAGATGGTGGCGCAGATTTCCATCATCACGATCACCATTCTCATCGCACTCGGAAATATGGGCGTCGACATCACGCCGCTGCTTGCCGGTGCCGGTATAGTCGGGCTCGCCATCGGCTTCGGCGCGCAGACTCTTGTCAAGGACATCGTCTCGGGGCTGTTTTTCCTGGTCGACGATGCATTTCGCGTCGGTGAATATCTTGAGATCGACGGGACTGTCGGCACGGTTGAGAAGATCTCTGTGCGCTCCCTGCAATTGCGCCATCACCAGGGGCCGGTTCATACAATTCCCTATGGCGAGATACCGAAAATCACCAACAACTCCCGCGACTGGGTGATCGTCAAACTGAAGTTCACCGTTCCGTTCGACACCGATGTGAACAAGGTAAAGAAATTGTTCAAGCAGATCGGAAAGGACATTATGGAAGCGCCCTATGCAGATGATATTATTCAGACTTTCAAGTCGCAGGGTGTCTATGATGTCAATGATGTGGGCATTGTGGTGCGCGGCAAATTCATGGCCAAGCCGGGCAAGCAGTGGATGATCCGCAAGGACGTTTATGCCCGCGTTCAGAAGATTTTTGCCGAAAACGGTATCGAGTTCGCCCGCCGTGAGGTCCGGGTAAAGATGCCCGAAACGGAGGACGGCGCGGAAGCCGGGGACCAGAACACAGCGGCGGCAGCCGCCGAGGCGGCGATCGCGCAGCAGGAAGAGGAAATGCAGGCGGCTGCCAAGCCGACCTGA
- a CDS encoding cytochrome b has product MSGGHSSYEPTSGLGRWVDSRLPLPRLVYDSFVAYPTPRNLNYAYTFGAILSIMLVAQILTGIVLAMHYASTTAGAFSSVENIMRDVNSGWLLRYMHSNGASFFFIAVYLHIFRGMYYGSYKAPREILWILGVIIYLLMMATGFMGYVLPWGQMSFWGATVITGFFSAFPVIGEPIQQWLLGGFAVDNPTLNRFFSLHYLLPFMIAGVVILHVWALHVTGQTNPTGVEVKSKTDTVPFTPYATVKDAFATVVFLLVFAYFVFYMPNYLGHPDNYIEANPLVTPAHIVPEWYYLPFYAILRAITFNIGPIDSKLGGVLAMFASIAILFLLPWLDTSKIRSAVYRPWYKLFFWLFVANAIFLGWLGAKPAEGAYVVMAQIGTAYYFLFFFPILPILGLVEKPRQVPNSITESVLAKQGSGKPEAATAAPEDRA; this is encoded by the coding sequence ATGAGTGGTGGTCATTCTTCATATGAGCCAACAAGCGGTCTCGGCAGGTGGGTCGATTCGCGCCTACCGCTTCCAAGGTTGGTGTACGATTCCTTTGTCGCCTATCCGACGCCGCGCAATCTGAATTACGCCTATACATTCGGCGCAATCCTGTCGATCATGCTTGTGGCGCAGATCCTGACGGGTATCGTGCTGGCGATGCATTATGCATCGACCACGGCGGGTGCGTTCTCGTCGGTCGAGAACATCATGCGTGACGTCAACTCCGGCTGGCTGCTGCGTTACATGCACTCCAACGGCGCTTCGTTCTTCTTTATCGCGGTCTACCTCCACATTTTCCGCGGCATGTACTACGGCTCGTACAAGGCACCGCGCGAGATTCTTTGGATCCTCGGTGTGATCATCTACCTGCTGATGATGGCGACCGGCTTCATGGGTTACGTTCTGCCTTGGGGGCAGATGTCTTTCTGGGGCGCGACGGTTATCACCGGCTTCTTCAGCGCGTTCCCGGTCATCGGCGAGCCGATCCAGCAATGGCTGCTCGGCGGTTTCGCGGTCGACAATCCGACCCTGAACCGCTTCTTCTCCCTGCACTATCTCCTGCCGTTCATGATTGCCGGCGTGGTGATCCTGCACGTGTGGGCATTGCATGTGACCGGTCAGACCAATCCGACCGGCGTGGAGGTCAAATCGAAGACAGACACGGTTCCCTTTACGCCCTACGCAACCGTTAAGGATGCGTTCGCGACCGTCGTCTTCCTGCTGGTGTTTGCCTACTTCGTCTTCTACATGCCCAACTATCTGGGGCATCCGGACAACTATATCGAAGCCAACCCGCTGGTGACCCCGGCGCATATCGTTCCGGAATGGTACTATCTGCCGTTCTACGCGATCCTGCGCGCCATTACCTTCAATATCGGGCCGATCGACTCGAAGCTCGGTGGGGTTCTGGCCATGTTCGCCTCGATCGCCATCCTCTTCCTGCTGCCATGGCTCGACACGTCCAAGATCCGTTCGGCGGTCTATCGTCCCTGGTACAAGCTGTTCTTCTGGCTGTTCGTTGCCAATGCCATCTTCCTTGGATGGCTGGGCGCGAAACCGGCTGAAGGTGCTTATGTGGTGATGGCTCAGATCGGCACCGCCTACTACTTCCTGTTCTTCTTCCCGATCCTGCCCATTCTGGGACTGGTGGAAAAACCGAGACAGGTGCCGAACTCGATCACTGAATCCGTGCTAGCCAAGCAAGGCAGCGGCAAACCCGAGGCGGCGACAGCCGCACCGGAAGACCGCGCGTAA
- a CDS encoding adenine phosphoribosyltransferase gives MDQTLKQTLLDAIRTIPDYPKPGIQFRDITTLLGNPKAFRRSVDELVHPYAGTNIDQIAGIEARGFILGGAIAHQLSAGFVPIRKKGKLPYDTVRVAYSLEYGVDEMEMHKDAVSSGEKVILVDDLIATGGTAEGAVKLLRQMGAEIVAACFVIDLPDLGGRKKLEDLGVTVRTLVEFEGD, from the coding sequence ATGGATCAAACGCTAAAACAAACCCTGTTGGATGCGATCAGAACAATTCCGGACTATCCGAAACCGGGAATTCAGTTCCGCGATATCACCACACTGCTTGGCAATCCGAAGGCCTTCCGGCGGTCGGTGGATGAGCTGGTGCATCCTTATGCCGGCACCAATATCGATCAGATTGCCGGCATCGAGGCACGCGGCTTCATTCTCGGCGGGGCCATCGCTCATCAGCTATCGGCGGGTTTTGTCCCGATCCGCAAGAAGGGGAAACTGCCCTATGACACGGTGCGGGTTGCCTACAGCCTCGAATACGGTGTCGACGAAATGGAGATGCACAAGGATGCGGTTTCATCGGGCGAAAAGGTCATCCTTGTCGACGATCTGATTGCGACCGGAGGAACAGCCGAGGGAGCTGTCAAGCTCCTGAGGCAGATGGGCGCCGAAATCGTCGCGGCCTGTTTTGTCATCGATCTGCCCGATCTTGGCGGACGCAAGAAGCTGGAAGATCTCGGGGTCACAGTCCGCACCCTGGTGGAATTCGAGGGCGATTGA
- a CDS encoding serine hydrolase domain-containing protein, whose product MLGNLQALIPAFVLAGVLTAAPALAQTLAERLQSEFDAGGLPGLHGTIIDLGDQRLAEVYFAGPDERWGMPLGKVQHNPESLHDLRSVTKSVVGLLYGIALAEDKVPSPDAPLYAQFPEYEDLQAQDGRDKILVSHALSMQMGLRWNEDLPYTDPRNSEIAMEQAPDRYRYALEQDIIEAPGTNWIYSGGAVALLGKLIADGTGMPLDAFAREKLFAPLGITEFEWIAGTDGVPSAASGLRLKMPDLAKIGRLVAQDGVHEGKEVVPADWLNQSFQPRATVNEFTKYGYLWYLAGEQPNIVVIAVGNGGQRLTVQPAVDLSVATFAGRYNDRDAWRTSLKVVLDIAVPEAKRILGR is encoded by the coding sequence ATGCTGGGAAACCTACAAGCCCTGATACCGGCTTTCGTATTGGCCGGTGTGTTGACGGCCGCTCCGGCCCTTGCGCAGACGCTTGCCGAAAGGCTGCAATCCGAATTTGACGCCGGCGGATTGCCGGGCCTGCATGGCACGATCATCGATCTTGGTGATCAAAGACTGGCAGAGGTCTATTTCGCCGGGCCGGACGAACGCTGGGGCATGCCGCTCGGCAAGGTGCAGCACAATCCTGAAAGCCTGCATGATCTGCGCTCGGTCACGAAGTCGGTCGTCGGGCTTCTCTACGGGATCGCGCTGGCCGAGGACAAGGTTCCTTCGCCCGACGCGCCTCTCTACGCACAGTTCCCTGAATATGAGGATCTCCAGGCGCAGGACGGCCGGGACAAGATCCTGGTGTCCCATGCGCTTTCCATGCAAATGGGTCTACGATGGAACGAGGACCTGCCCTATACCGATCCCAGAAACAGCGAAATTGCCATGGAACAGGCACCGGATCGCTACCGCTATGCGCTGGAACAGGACATCATCGAGGCCCCGGGGACCAACTGGATCTATAGCGGTGGGGCGGTTGCTCTTCTTGGCAAGCTGATCGCCGACGGAACCGGCATGCCGCTGGACGCATTCGCCAGAGAAAAGCTGTTCGCACCCCTCGGCATAACCGAATTCGAATGGATTGCCGGTACGGACGGCGTGCCTTCGGCCGCGTCCGGCCTCAGGCTGAAGATGCCCGATCTGGCCAAGATAGGCAGGCTGGTTGCGCAAGACGGCGTCCATGAGGGCAAAGAGGTTGTGCCCGCGGACTGGTTGAATCAGTCGTTTCAGCCGCGCGCGACCGTCAATGAGTTCACCAAATACGGCTACCTTTGGTATCTGGCGGGTGAGCAACCCAATATTGTCGTCATTGCCGTTGGCAATGGTGGCCAGCGACTGACCGTGCAGCCGGCCGTGGATTTATCCGTTGCGACCTTCGCCGGCCGGTACAATGACCGCGATGCATGGCGGACATCGCTCAAGGTCGTGCTCGACATCGCTGTCCCGGAAGCAAAACGTATTCTTGGCAGGTGA
- a CDS encoding ABC transporter ATP-binding protein — translation MFGWFERRLNPYPEVPSGQPPRQLLAFCWHYSREAAPWLIIMSVLTALIAIGEVFLFSFLGDIVNWLSASSREEFLATEGAKLFWMSVLVLFVLPGIVWVQSMLTHQTLLGNYPMIGRWQMHRYLLRHSLAFFADEFAGRVATRVMQTSLAVREAVMKVLDVLVYVVVFFLTMLVMVAAADLRLAAPMLIWVAVYVAMIAYFVPRMKRISREQADARSMMTGRVVDSYTNIATVKLFSHAGREEVYARSAMSDFLETVHRQMRLVTLFHGIVYFNNALLLFAIGALSINLWLADSVSVGVIAASIALALRISSMSHWIMWEVSALFENIGVVIDGMSMLSKPHGVTDEKAANQLVADRGRIEFDHIRFHYGKEGGVINDLSLTIQPGEKIGLVGRSGAGKTTLTNVLLRFYDLEAGRILIDGQDISGVSQDSLRSRIGVVTQDTSLLHRSIRDNIGYSKPDASDEEIIEAARRANAWDFIQGLEDLKGRKGLDAHVGERGVKLSGGQRQRIAIARVFLKDAPILVLDEATSALDSEVEAAIQENLFALMEGKTVIAIAHRLSTIAELDRLIVLDCGDIVQSGTHAQLVKAEGLYAELWSRQSGGFIDAEPEAADNAAAE, via the coding sequence ATGTTTGGCTGGTTTGAAAGACGTTTGAATCCCTATCCCGAGGTGCCTTCCGGACAGCCGCCCCGGCAGCTCCTGGCGTTCTGTTGGCACTATTCCAGGGAAGCTGCCCCCTGGCTCATCATCATGTCGGTGCTGACCGCATTGATTGCGATTGGCGAGGTGTTCCTGTTCAGCTTCCTCGGCGACATCGTCAATTGGCTGTCAGCATCCTCGCGGGAAGAATTTCTTGCAACGGAAGGCGCCAAATTGTTCTGGATGTCGGTCCTGGTGCTTTTTGTGTTGCCCGGCATCGTGTGGGTTCAGTCGATGCTGACGCACCAGACGCTGCTTGGCAACTACCCGATGATCGGGCGCTGGCAGATGCACCGCTATCTGCTGCGGCACAGCCTGGCTTTCTTTGCCGACGAGTTCGCCGGGCGCGTTGCCACGCGCGTCATGCAGACCTCGCTTGCCGTGCGTGAAGCCGTCATGAAGGTTCTGGATGTCCTCGTCTATGTGGTCGTCTTCTTCCTGACGATGCTTGTCATGGTTGCCGCGGCCGATCTGCGCCTCGCCGCGCCGATGCTCATTTGGGTTGCAGTTTATGTGGCCATGATCGCCTATTTCGTGCCGCGAATGAAACGCATCTCGCGCGAGCAGGCCGATGCCCGCTCGATGATGACCGGACGGGTAGTCGACAGCTACACAAATATCGCAACGGTCAAGCTGTTCTCCCATGCCGGACGCGAGGAGGTCTATGCCCGCTCGGCCATGTCGGACTTCCTTGAAACGGTGCACCGGCAGATGCGTCTGGTGACGCTGTTTCACGGCATTGTCTATTTCAACAACGCGCTGCTGCTTTTTGCGATCGGTGCATTGTCGATCAATCTGTGGCTGGCCGATTCGGTCTCCGTGGGCGTGATTGCCGCTTCAATCGCGCTCGCTTTGCGCATATCCAGCATGTCCCACTGGATCATGTGGGAGGTGTCGGCGCTGTTCGAGAATATCGGCGTGGTGATCGACGGCATGTCCATGCTTTCGAAGCCGCATGGCGTGACCGATGAGAAGGCGGCAAACCAGCTTGTCGCCGATCGCGGCAGGATCGAGTTCGACCATATCCGGTTCCACTACGGCAAGGAGGGCGGCGTGATCAACGATCTGTCGTTGACGATCCAGCCTGGTGAGAAGATCGGTCTGGTTGGCCGGTCGGGTGCCGGCAAGACCACGCTGACAAATGTCCTGTTGCGTTTCTACGACCTTGAGGCCGGACGGATCCTCATCGACGGGCAGGATATTTCGGGTGTCTCGCAGGACAGCCTGCGCTCGCGCATCGGTGTTGTCACACAGGATACGTCGCTCCTGCACCGGTCGATCCGTGACAATATCGGCTACAGCAAGCCGGATGCCAGCGATGAGGAGATCATCGAAGCGGCCAGGCGCGCCAATGCCTGGGACTTCATCCAGGGCCTTGAAGACCTCAAGGGGCGCAAGGGTCTTGATGCCCATGTCGGCGAGCGTGGCGTAAAACTCTCGGGCGGCCAGCGCCAGCGTATCGCGATTGCCCGGGTATTCCTGAAAGACGCCCCGATCCTGGTGCTGGACGAGGCAACATCGGCGCTCGATTCGGAAGTCGAGGCGGCAATCCAGGAAAACCTCTTTGCCCTGATGGAGGGCAAGACCGTGATCGCGATTGCGCACCGGCTTTCGACAATCGCCGAACTGGACCGCCTGATCGTTCTGGATTGCGGCGATATCGTCCAGTCCGGCACCCATGCGCAGCTGGTCAAGGCTGAAGGGCTCTATGCGGAGTTGTGGTCGCGCCAGTCGGGCGGCTTCATCGATGCGGAGCCGGAGGCCGCGGACAACGCTGCCGCCGAATAG
- a CDS encoding ABC transporter ATP-binding protein, which produces MILQRVFQLFERWIDPFSPQQELTASGSAIGFLWQFVRQARWPFFAMLVLGGAVALLEVALFYFVGRLVDLLESADRATGWQGLVDQHGPELLFMLAVVLIGRMVVAPLVTLVEEQTVVPGFFNLVRWQAYSRIARQSLSFFQDDFAGRVVTKVWQSGQAVGDFMTSLFQVVWFIAIYAVTTLALVAQLDWRLAAVVAVWIVAFGLIARYFVPRIRRMSKETAEAASLLNGRLVDSYSNVQTLKLFGREDENDRYIRNGFDSFIAAVIPFTRNLTGVRVSLAALSGIMIATIGYLTIDLWLRGQISIGAVAFTLSLVLRLSLLLGRLMTQFNGLMRNFGTIQNSMDMLNKPIMLEDRPDAAELEVSESKIRFDKVNFHYSGQSAVINDISLTVEPGQKVGLVGLSGAGKSTLVNLLLRFFDLDSGRITIDAQDISEVTQSSLRAHISVVTQDTSLMHRSVRENIALGRLNAGEADIINAARQAEAWPFIEGLKDQLGRAGLDAHVGERGVKLSGGQRQRIAIARVMLKNAPILVLDEATSALDSEIEAAIQENLTQLMEGKTVIAIAHRLSTIARMDRLVVMHEGRIVEDGSHEELLRADGLYARLWTRQSGGFISDSLVADR; this is translated from the coding sequence ATGATCCTTCAACGCGTATTCCAGCTTTTCGAGCGCTGGATCGATCCGTTTTCACCGCAGCAGGAGTTGACCGCCTCAGGCAGTGCGATCGGTTTCTTGTGGCAATTCGTCAGACAGGCAAGGTGGCCGTTCTTCGCCATGCTGGTGCTAGGCGGGGCGGTTGCCCTGCTTGAGGTGGCGCTTTTTTATTTCGTCGGGCGGCTTGTCGATCTGCTGGAAAGCGCTGACCGGGCAACGGGCTGGCAGGGACTTGTCGATCAGCACGGGCCGGAACTCCTCTTCATGCTGGCGGTGGTGCTCATCGGCCGCATGGTGGTGGCGCCGCTTGTTACGCTGGTTGAGGAGCAGACGGTTGTTCCCGGCTTTTTCAATCTTGTGCGCTGGCAGGCCTATTCGAGGATCGCGCGCCAGAGCCTTTCGTTCTTCCAGGATGATTTTGCCGGGCGGGTGGTCACCAAGGTCTGGCAATCCGGTCAGGCTGTCGGCGATTTCATGACGTCGCTTTTTCAGGTCGTCTGGTTTATCGCCATTTATGCGGTCACCACGCTGGCGCTCGTCGCCCAGCTCGACTGGCGGCTGGCGGCGGTGGTCGCGGTCTGGATTGTCGCGTTCGGTTTGATCGCCCGATACTTCGTGCCGCGTATCCGGCGCATGTCGAAGGAAACGGCGGAGGCCGCGTCTCTGCTTAACGGCCGGCTGGTCGACAGCTATTCGAATGTCCAGACGTTGAAGCTCTTCGGCCGCGAGGACGAGAACGACCGCTATATCAGAAACGGTTTTGACAGTTTCATTGCGGCCGTCATTCCCTTTACCCGCAATCTGACGGGCGTGCGGGTCTCGCTCGCCGCTCTGTCAGGCATCATGATCGCGACAATCGGCTATCTGACCATCGATCTGTGGCTGCGCGGCCAGATCAGCATCGGCGCGGTGGCCTTCACCTTGTCGCTGGTCCTGCGCCTCAGTCTGCTTCTCGGGCGGCTGATGACGCAATTCAACGGGTTGATGCGCAATTTCGGCACAATCCAGAACTCCATGGACATGCTCAACAAGCCCATCATGCTTGAGGACAGGCCGGATGCAGCCGAACTTGAGGTGAGCGAAAGCAAAATCCGTTTCGACAAAGTCAATTTTCACTACAGCGGGCAAAGTGCGGTCATCAACGATATCAGCCTGACGGTCGAGCCCGGCCAGAAGGTGGGACTTGTCGGTCTCTCGGGAGCCGGCAAATCGACACTGGTCAATCTTCTCCTCAGATTCTTCGATCTTGATTCCGGCCGCATCACCATAGATGCTCAGGATATCTCCGAGGTGACACAAAGTTCGCTGCGGGCGCATATCAGCGTTGTTACTCAAGACACGTCGCTGATGCATCGGTCCGTTCGTGAAAACATCGCCCTTGGGCGCCTCAACGCCGGCGAGGCCGATATCATCAACGCCGCCCGGCAGGCAGAGGCCTGGCCGTTTATCGAGGGGCTCAAGGATCAACTCGGACGGGCGGGGCTGGACGCCCATGTGGGCGAGCGCGGCGTCAAGCTTTCGGGGGGGCAGCGTCAGCGCATCGCGATCGCGCGGGTTATGCTGAAAAACGCGCCGATCCTCGTGCTTGACGAGGCAACGTCTGCTCTCGATTCAGAGATCGAGGCGGCGATCCAGGAAAACCTGACGCAGCTCATGGAGGGCAAGACGGTGATTGCCATTGCCCACAGGCTTTCCACCATCGCCCGAATGGACCGGCTGGTGGTCATGCATGAGGGCAGGATTGTGGAAGATGGCAGCCACGAAGAACTGCTGCGGGCCGATGGACTTTACGCTCGTCTCTGGACACGCCAATCCGGCGGTTTCATCAGCGATTCACTGGTGGCCGATCGGTAA
- a CDS encoding MaoC family dehydratase, protein MSGLDAFELGRRHDLGTHTFTPEDIITFARKFDPQPFHIDAEAARKSMFGALCASGWHTTAVWMKKNLEFRDAWHRELEEKGVSPPQMGPSPGFRNLRWHKPVYAGDTIQFFNTYRSARQRQRKPEWGIVELHSEGFNQDGEQVISFDSAVLVRI, encoded by the coding sequence ATGAGTGGCCTTGACGCCTTCGAACTCGGCCGTCGTCATGACCTTGGGACGCATACATTCACTCCCGAGGACATCATAACATTTGCCCGCAAATTCGACCCTCAGCCGTTTCACATCGACGCGGAAGCGGCGCGCAAATCCATGTTCGGCGCACTATGCGCCTCCGGATGGCACACGACAGCCGTGTGGATGAAGAAAAACCTCGAGTTTAGAGATGCATGGCATCGGGAACTCGAGGAAAAGGGCGTATCCCCGCCCCAAATGGGTCCCTCGCCCGGCTTCCGGAACCTGAGATGGCACAAACCGGTCTATGCCGGTGATACGATTCAGTTTTTCAATACCTACCGTTCGGCAAGGCAACGCCAACGAAAACCCGAATGGGGCATCGTCGAATTGCATTCCGAGGGCTTTAACCAGGACGGTGAACAGGTCATCAGCTTCGATAGCGCCGTTCTGGTGCGGATCTGA